One Oncorhynchus masou masou isolate Uvic2021 chromosome 2, UVic_Omas_1.1, whole genome shotgun sequence genomic region harbors:
- the LOC135558782 gene encoding cleavage and polyadenylation specificity factor subunit 5-like, which produces MSSVPAPNRSSAGWPRGVSQFGGNKYMSAPAKPLSLERTINLYPLTNYTFGTKEPLYEKDSSVAARFQRMREEFDKLGMRRAVEGVLIVHEHRLPHVLLLQLGTTFFKLPGGELCPGEDEVDGLKRLMTEILGRQDGVKQDWVIDDSIGNWWRPNFEPPQYPYIPAHITKPKEHKKLFLVQLQEKALFAVPKNYKLVAAPLFELYDNAPGYGPIISSLPQLLSRFNFIYN; this is translated from the exons ATGTCGAGTGTGCCTGCTCCGAATCGCTCATCCGCCGGCTGGCCGCGCGGGGTCAGTCAGTTCGGCGGGAACAAATACATGAGCGCGCCTGCAAAACCACTCAGCCTGGAGAGAACCATTAATTT ATACCCTCTCACCAACTACACATTTGGGACCAAGGAGCCTCTGTATGAGAAGGACAGTTCAGTGGCAGCACGGTTCcagaggatgagggaggagtTTGACAAGCTGGGCATGCGGAGGGCAGTGGAGGGAGTGCTTATTGTCCATGAGCACAGGTTGCCCCATGTACTGCTGTTGCAGCTGGGAACCACCTTCTTCAAACT GCCAGGTGGAGAGCTGTGTCCGGGGGAGGATGAGGTGGATGGGCTGAAACGCCTGATGACAGAG ATCCTGGGCCGGCAGGACGGGGTGAAGCAGGATTGGGTGATCGATGACTCCATCGGAAACTGGTGGCGCCCCAACTTTGAACCCCCACAG TATCCCTACATTCCAGCCCACATCACTAAACCCAAGGAGCATAAAAAACTCTTCCTGGTTCAACTGCAGGAAAAAG CTCTGTTTGCAGTCCCAAAGAACTACAAACTGGTGGCAGCCCCTCTGTTTGAGCTTTATGACAACGCCCCCGGCTATGGGCCAATCATATCCAGCCTACCGCAACTACTAAGCAG GTTCAACTTTATCTACAACTAA
- the LOC135558792 gene encoding prolyl 3-hydroxylase OGFOD1-like, with amino-acid sequence MNCKRQRDSENAEKGKKRNKRQERAELSALLEDEDVKRGVKEAWSQRAQYSHGDLELDCHPFPHLLIRNFIQGDSFTENLQRELLDLNFHEKSNDLYKFNQSDDLKKRKEPHITGLRAALFGLFRSWLGEVLGVELEPIVDVSCAKYQYTDVLLCHDDELEGRRVAFILYLVPPWESSDGGTLDLFSTDDHFQPHSVVKSLVPSWNTLILFEVSPVSFHQVAEVLSEDKCRLSLSGWFHGPSLERPPRHVEPPFPRSPHLPRDETLLLEWLNPLYLDVDYQSQVQQEFEDSSEIQLKNFLKEEKFKEVSEALRLTDVQWTKQGPPNRRCYEVASIESFPQCVSACWELLCSEAFFLLLSNFTGLRLHYLSPSDEDEEEEKDQEDEEVGEATGSSGDTLSANKNNKELSTPVCVGELRRWAHGDYTLLHDGDASKAEYALDLLLPLSCPDWQTEFGGFTSYIANEEDEELLMVYPEENSLALVYRDKETLKFVKHINHRSSTLPIGDSCRRAVYDFSFVYYE; translated from the exons ATGAATTGTAAACGACAGCGAGATAGCGAGAATGCCGAGAAAGGAAAGAAGAGAAATAAACGCCAAGAGAGAGCAGAACTTTCTGCACTACTCGAGGACGAAGATGTGAAGAGGGGAGTGAAGGAAGCATGGTCGCAGCGAGCGCAGTACTCTCATG GGGACCTGGAGCTGGACTGCCACCCTTTCCCTCACTTGCTCATCAGGAACTTCATCCAGGGTGACAGCTTTACAGAGAACCTACAGAGGGAGCTTCTGGACCTCAACTTCCATGAGAAGTCCAACGACCTGTACAAATTTAATCAG TCAGACGACCTGAAAAAGAGAAAAGAACCTCACATCACAGGCTTGAG GGCAGCACTATTTGGGCTGTTTCGATCCTGGCTGGGGGAAGTGTTGGGGGTAGAACTGGAGCCCATAGTGGATGTTTCCTGTGCCAAGTACCAATACACTG ATGTTCTGTTGTGTCACGATGATGAGTTGGAGGGGAGGCGTGTTGCCTTTATCCTCTACCTTGTCCCTCCATGGGAGAGCAGCGATGGAGGAACCCTGGATCTCTTCAGCACAGATG aTCACTTCCAGCCCCATAGTGTGGTAAAGTCTCTGGTGCCCAGCTGGAACACTCTGATTCTCTTTGAGGTTTCACCCGTCTCCTTCCACCAG gttgcagaggtgttgtcagaggaTAAGTGTCGTCTCTCTCTGAGTGGCTGGTTTCACGGGCCGTCTTTGGAGCGACCCCCTCGTCACGTTGAGCCCCCCTTCCCAAGGAGCCCCCACCTTCCcagagat GAGACACTGCTGCTGGAGTGGCTGAATCCACTGTATCTGGATGTTGACTACCAGTCACAGGTTCAGCAAGAGTTTGAGGACAGCTCTGAGATCCAGCTCAAGAATTTCCTCAAA gaggaGAAGTTTAAGGAGGTGAGTGAAGCACTGCGTTTGACTGATGTCCAGTGGACCAAGCAAGGTCCTCCCAACAGGAG ATGTTATGAAGTGGCTTCGATAGAGTCCTTCCCCCAGTGTGtgagtgcatgctgggagttgcTGTGCTCGGAGGCTTTCTTCCTGCTTCTGTCCAACTTCACTGGCCTGAGACTGCACTACCTCAGCCCTAGTGACGAagacgaggaggaagagaaggaccAAGAAGATGAGGAAGTGGGAGAAGCCACCGGGTCATCTGGTGACACACTATCAGCTAATAAGAATAACAAAG AGCTGAGCACACCGGTGTGTGTTGGAGAGCTGCGTCGCTGGGCTCATGGGGACTACACACTACTGCACGATGGAGACGCATCGAAAGCGGAGTACGCCCTTGACCTACTGCTGCCCCTGAGCTGTCCtg ACTGGCAGACTGAGTTTGGGGGCTTCACCTCTTACATTGCTaatgaagaggatgaggag CTCCTGATGGTGTATCCAGAGGAGAACTCCCTGGCTCTTGTCTACAGGGACAAAGAGACTCTCAAATTTGTTAAACATATCAATCACAGAAGCTCCACTCTACCTATTGGTGATTCTTGTAGGAGAGCAGTTTATGACTTCTCCTTTGTGTATTATGAATGa
- the LOC135552945 gene encoding C5a anaphylatoxin chemotactic receptor 1-like produces the protein MQQPESYPYWHMTRVMPSVIMGFCCMVGIPGNVVVLIVVGRKFESGNFNMRLMLNLALCDLMVLLCLPLVINNLLRNWDLGSAACKLLFFLIYCSLNGSVLTITLLSVQRYIQVLYPHSWARLGRMGEEALLLSLWGLAGFIASPAFSVLDVKTYDNRQFCSSHYQNLRQEMAILLVQTLLGFVVPCCILVTSYFYLHKRVSQAALFRQRRLTKLVTCIVVSFFCFWTPLHLFNLLALVNLAVQNEVVENVCDSAWSILMGFTIINSCLNPFLYAFASSGIPRASPHPTST, from the coding sequence ATGCAGCAGCCAGAGTCCTATCCGTACTGGCACATGACCCGCGTGATGCCCAGCGTGATCATGGGCTTCTGTTGCATGGTGGGAATTCCTGGGAATGTGGTGGTTCTGATTGTCGTGGGGCGGAAATTTGAGAGTGGGAACTTCAACATGCGTCTGATGCTGAACCTGGCACTGTGTGACCTGATGGTCTTGCTGTGCCTGCCTCTAGTGATTAACAACCTTCTGAGGAACTGGGATTTGGGCTCTGCCGCCTGCAAGCTGCTCTTCTTTCTGATCTATTGCAGCCTGAATGGTAGTGTGCTAACCATCACCCTGCTGAGTGTGCAGCGCTACATCCAGGTGCTGTACCCCCACAGCTGGGCGCGGTTGGGCCGTATGGGGGAAGAGGCACTCCTCCTGTCCCTGTGGGGGCTGGCAGGGTTCATTGCCTCTCCCGCCTTCTCTGTCCTTGACGTCAAGACATACGACAACCGCCAATTCTGCAGCTCGCACTACCAGAACCTCAGACAAGAAATGGCCATCCTACTTGTCCAAACGCTGCTGGGGTTTGTAGTTCCCTGCTGCATCCTGGTGACATCCTACTTCTACCTCCACAAGAGGGTGAGCCAGGCGGCCCTGTTCAGGCAGCGGAGGCTGACCAAGCTGGTCACCTGCATCGTTGTGTCCTTCTTCTGCTTCTGGACTCCGCTGCACCTGTTCAACCTGCTGGCCCTGGTGAACTTGGCCGTGCAGAATGAGGTTGTGGAGAATGTGTGTGACTCAGCCTGGAGTATCCTCATGGGTTTCACCATCATCAACAGCTGCCTCAACCCTTTCCTCTATGCCTTCGCCTCTTCAGGAATCCCCAGGGCAAGCCCCCACCCCACCAGCACATGA